TCAACCGGAGGAAATCAATCAGCCGGTACCGGAAAAGCCTGTTGAGAAAAACGTCGAGCAGAAGATCGCTAAAAAGCCAACACCGGTTCAGAAGCCCGTTGAAGTAAACCGGCCTAAACCGGTTGAGGATAAGGTTAAAACACCGGCTCCTACTCCACCGGCTGCAGATCAAGCAGCGTCAGGGGTAAACAGTGAACCCCAGCTCATCACTAAACCAACCTTCGCAACACGTCCTAGCCCAGTGACCTACCCGCGAATTGCCAAGCGTCGCGGGATTGAAGGACAGGTGTTGGTTGAGATTTGGATTGATGAGTCTGGAAAGCAGGTCAAACAGAATTTATTGAGATCATCCGGTGCAGAAATCCTTGATGAGGCAGCCCTAGAAGCCATCAAGCGCTGGCGTTTTTCTTCCCATATTGTTGATGGTCAGGCTATTGCCCATCGCGTACAAGTTCCTGTCCGCTTTAAGCTGGACTAGTATTTTATTGGATTCACTCATGGAAATGTTTCACTCCCTACAAAATCAATTTGGCCTGATGACAGCTCCTCTACTGCTCTGCTCAGCACTGACATTGATGATCCTTATCGAGCGTTGTATTCAGGTTTTGCTATGCACTGGTGTAGGCAGAAGTAAGATTGATGCGCTACTGGCAACGCAAAGCCGTACTGACGAAGCAGGCCTGGACCAGCTTGCAAACTCTCTCAAAGAAAAGCGCCCTTTGCTTTTCAAAGGTGTCTCCATGCTTATTTCTCACCGCCATTTTTCCAAAGCTTTACGGGAAGATGCCGCAGGGATCTGGCTTCAGCAAAAGCGCTCTCAGCTACGCTCGGGGTTGCGTCTGCTTAGCCTGATTGGCGTGATCAGCCCGCTTCTTGGCCTTTTGGGTACCGTGCTCGGCTTGATTGAAATGTTCAAGGGTATTGCCATTAGCTCGGGTGCCGTCACCCCTAACGATCTTGCTGATGGCCTTGGTCTGGCCATGCGCACGACAGCGGCAGGCTTGATCATTGCCTTGCCTGCAATCACGGGGTCACAACTGCTTGGCCTTTGGGCTGATAAGGTGACAGCAAAACTCGAGCATAGCCTCAACCACTGTAACCTATGGCTAGAAGGCTTGACCCTGGATCCTAATTGCCTGCCGAAAGTAGACAATGCCAAAAAGGCTGAAGCTGAGGCGGCGTCATGATTCGTACCCATCAAGGCGTCACCGGTGATGATGATCTAAAACCCGACCTGACCCCGTTGCTCGATATCATCTTTATCGTCATGGTCTTTCTTCTACTAACTGCCAGCGTAAAGCTCCAGTCACTGGATGTCGAACTACCACAGACAGATACCCAGGCGCTACAAGAAACTCAAGCAGATCCAATCACCGTTAATATCACGGCTACAGAGCCATACTGGGCACTGCAAGGGATACAAATCGACAGCTGGGATGCCTTCAAGGCCGCACTTCTCAAAGAAGTCAAAGCCAGCCCACACAAGCCCGTGGTGATTGGTGCTGACAGGGCAGGCTCAGTTGAAAACATGCTTAAACTCCTCGCTTTTCTACAGCAGAACAAAATTAAAGCGACACAATTATTAATGGAAGAGGACAAATAATGAAGCGTTTGGCTCTGGCTACCGCATTACTCCTTACTGCCACTGCATCGTACGCCAGTGAGCGCATTATCAGTGCAGGGGCAGCAATTACGGAAATTATCAATGCCATGGGGGCACAAGATCAGCTAGTGGCTGTTGATGTCACCAGTAAGTCGCTAGTCGATGAAGGCATGCCAGTACTGGGTTACCACCGCCAACTCTCGGCCGAGAGTCTTATTTCACTGACCCCTACCCGTTTACTGGGTTCGAATGAAATGGGGCCGAAAGCGACATTGGATCTGATTCAGCAAGCCGGTATTGAAGTGAATGTAGTCAACTCTGGCGAAACCGTGGATGATCTTCTGACCCGTATTCAACAGGTCGGTAAGCTGGCCCATACAGAACAAGCCGCCCTTGCTCTTCAAGCCAAGGTACGGGCCAAAGTCGATTCCATTCACCACAACCTCAAACAGCATACCAAGCAGAAAAAAGTGCTTTTTCTGATGATCCACGAAGGTCGCCCGGCGAATGTCGCCGGCCGCAACACCACCGCAGACAGTGTGATCCGCCTTGCCGGTGCCACCAACCCTGCAGCGGATGCGGTAGAGTCCTACAAGCCTATTTCGCTCGAGGCTATGGTTGACATGCAGCCCGATATTATCTTGCTGAGCTCGCGCACCCTCAGCCAGATCGGCTCAGCCGATGAACTCCTGCAAAAAATGCCCCTGCTCTCTGCAACCCCTGCCGGGCAGAACAAAGCGGTAGTGACCATTGACGGTACCGCGCTGATTGGTGGACTTGGCCTCAAAAGCCTCAGTGAAGCCGAACGCCTGAACCAAGTGTTTTACCATCAATAACCCATTACCGTTGATCTAAGCAGAATATTAATCATGCAGCTACAACGAATCCCAACCAGCCTGATTTTTCCTGTCGGTCTGACCTTACTGGTAATAGCCGTCACTTCGTCGATCGCTGTTGGACCGATGGATATCAGCTTTGCCGACAGTTTCAAGGCACTGTTACCTTTTAACTTTGATTTACCGCCGCATATCGATATTGTTATCCACCAGATCCGCCTACCTAGAACCTTGCTTGGTATGGCTATCGGTGCGATTTTAGCCCTGTGTGGTGCCGTCATGCAGGGGCTATTCAGAAACCCTCTGGCGGATCCTGGCATCATTGGCGTTTCCGGCGGTGCAAGCCTCGGCGCGGCGCTTTCCATCGTGATCTTTGCGCCACTAGCCGCAAGCTTTCCACTGCTGCTAACATTGGGTACCGTACCTGTTTTTGCCTTTTTTGGTGGTGCTATCAGCACCTTTCTGGTGTACCAGCTCGGCACAGACAAAAACGGTACATCAGTGACCATCATGCTGCTAGCCGGTGTGGCGATAGGTGCCCTCTCAGGTGCGGCTCTGGGCCTGATGAATTACTACGCCGACGATCAAGCACTGCGCGATTTGTCGCTGTGGACTATGGGCTCGTTAGCAGGAGCAACCTGGCCGGGTATCGGCCTGGCTTATATCACTTTATTAGGACTGCTATTTGCCTTTGATCGCAATGCCAATGCCCTCAACGCCTTCTTGTTGGGTGAAGCCGAGGCCAAACATCTCGGCGTCAACGTCCAGCGCCTGAAGCGTGTGCTGATTTTGTTATGCGCCGCGGGGGTTGGCATTGCGGTCTCCCTCACTGGTGTAATTGGTTTTGTCGGCCTAATCGTCCCCCACATCAGCCGAATGCTCTCAGGACCAAACCATAAGTCCCTACTCCCGCTTTCGGCTTTGCTCGGCGCATTGATCCTGCTCATTGCTGACATGCTTGCTCGTGTTGTTGCAGCACCTGCGGAATTGCCTGTGGGTATTATCACCGCATTGCTCGGTGCCCCGTTCTTCATTTATCTATTGATCAAGCAAAAAGGCAAACTGTCATGAATCACCTGGCGACTTCAAACCCGCAAGCATTGACAGACAGTGGCATCGCCATTGAAGCGGTTAATCTTTCACTGACCCTGGGCGGAAAAAAACTGCTCGACGAATTTTCACTGCAGATCAAAAGCGGTCAGCTAACCGCGCTTTTAGGGCCCAACGGCGCGGGGAAAAGTACTCTGCTCAAAGTGCTATGCGGTGAAGTGGAGGCCGAGGGCGAGGTAAATGTCTTTGCCACTCCTCGGCAAAACTGGCCTACCTCGGAACTCGCAAAACGACTTGGCGTTCTCCCGCAACACAGCTCCCTCTCGTTTGCTTTCACGGCACAGGAAGTCGTGGAGCTGGGGGCACTCCCGCTCCAGCTTCCCAATGCGCAGACACAAAAAATCGCTCAGGAAAAAATGGCGATGCTCGGGGTGACCGAGCTCGCACCACGTCTGTATCCATCAATGTCAGGCGGTGAAAAGCAGCGCGTCCACTTCGCCAGGGTGCTGACCCAGCTCAGCCATGCCGGAGAGCAGTGTATATTAATGCTGGATGAGCCCACCTCGGCACTCGATTTGGCCCACCAGCACAACGCATTGATTGTAGCCAAGCAAATGGCAGCAGCTGGTGCCGCTGTGATCATCGTGATCCATGACCTCAATCTCGCGGCGCAATACGCCGATCGCTTGGTCATCATCAACCATGGCAAAATTCAGGCCGATGGTACACCAGAGCAAGCACTGACAGCAGATACAATCCAATCTGTGTACGGCTGGCCGGTATGCATCACTCACCACCCGATAGAGGGTTACCCGGTGGTGCTGCCTGCAACGGCTTAGCCCGGAGTCCACCCAAGATTGTCCGCAACTGCCAAACTGCATAACTAAGCAAATCACCTAAAACGGGGCCGCATCTTGGCCCTGTTGTATACCATGCAAGCAAAAAACCGATCATTAGCCACGAAATATGCAATTTGAGATAACAATCATTGCACTCTAGGCCACACTAAGTAAAATGTGAACGCAAGCGATTAAACAATGCAACACATGCGATATGGCATGTTAAGCATACAGCAGGAATAAGAAACGAAGCCGCCCATTCGTGATGCGGCCTTTTGCCGTTTCTGCGGTTCGTACCCAACAGAACAATGAACTACTCGGATAGAAAATGGTGATCTAGTTCATTTTTCTGTTGAGTAAGGTATTAATTTATAAGGTTCTCTGACCTTTATTATTAGAAGAATAACTATGGCAACGATTAAAGATGTTGCACGTATGGCTGGTGTATCGACAACCACAGTCTCTCACGTGATTAACAAAACGCGCTTTGTCGCAGAAGCAACGCAAAAGAAGGTATTGGCTGCGGTTGAAGAGTTGAATTACGCACCAAGTGCGGTTGCGCGAAGCCTGAAATGCAACACAACAAGAACCATCGGTATGCTGGTAACCAAATCGACCAACCCTTTCTTTGCCGAAGTCGTTCACGGGGTTGAAGAGTTCTGCTATGGCGCCGGTTACACTCTGATTTTGTGCAATACCGAAGGCAACCTATCGAAACAGCGTGATTACCTGCG
This Photobacterium gaetbulicola Gung47 DNA region includes the following protein-coding sequences:
- a CDS encoding hemin ABC transporter periplasmichemin-binding protein HutB (COG4558) codes for the protein MKRLALATALLLTATASYASERIISAGAAITEIINAMGAQDQLVAVDVTSKSLVDEGMPVLGYHRQLSAESLISLTPTRLLGSNEMGPKATLDLIQQAGIEVNVVNSGETVDDLLTRIQQVGKLAHTEQAALALQAKVRAKVDSIHHNLKQHTKQKKVLFLMIHEGRPANVAGRNTTADSVIRLAGATNPAADAVESYKPISLEAMVDMQPDIILLSSRTLSQIGSADELLQKMPLLSATPAGQNKAVVTIDGTALIGGLGLKSLSEAERLNQVFYHQ
- a CDS encoding putative ExbB-like protein (COG0811); translated protein: MVRLLPIAYKFLSALSWTSILLDSLMEMFHSLQNQFGLMTAPLLLCSALTLMILIERCIQVLLCTGVGRSKIDALLATQSRTDEAGLDQLANSLKEKRPLLFKGVSMLISHRHFSKALREDAAGIWLQQKRSQLRSGLRLLSLIGVISPLLGLLGTVLGLIEMFKGIAISSGAVTPNDLADGLGLAMRTTAAGLIIALPAITGSQLLGLWADKVTAKLEHSLNHCNLWLEGLTLDPNCLPKVDNAKKAEAEAAS
- a CDS encoding putative hemin ABC transporter, permease protein (COG0609); translation: MQLQRIPTSLIFPVGLTLLVIAVTSSIAVGPMDISFADSFKALLPFNFDLPPHIDIVIHQIRLPRTLLGMAIGAILALCGAVMQGLFRNPLADPGIIGVSGGASLGAALSIVIFAPLAASFPLLLTLGTVPVFAFFGGAISTFLVYQLGTDKNGTSVTIMLLAGVAIGALSGAALGLMNYYADDQALRDLSLWTMGSLAGATWPGIGLAYITLLGLLFAFDRNANALNAFLLGEAEAKHLGVNVQRLKRVLILLCAAGVGIAVSLTGVIGFVGLIVPHISRMLSGPNHKSLLPLSALLGALILLIADMLARVVAAPAELPVGIITALLGAPFFIYLLIKQKGKLS
- a CDS encoding TonB system transport protein (COG0848), whose translation is MIRTHQGVTGDDDLKPDLTPLLDIIFIVMVFLLLTASVKLQSLDVELPQTDTQALQETQADPITVNITATEPYWALQGIQIDSWDAFKAALLKEVKASPHKPVVIGADRAGSVENMLKLLAFLQQNKIKATQLLMEEDK
- a CDS encoding hemin importer ATP-binding subunit (COG4559), whose translation is MNHLATSNPQALTDSGIAIEAVNLSLTLGGKKLLDEFSLQIKSGQLTALLGPNGAGKSTLLKVLCGEVEAEGEVNVFATPRQNWPTSELAKRLGVLPQHSSLSFAFTAQEVVELGALPLQLPNAQTQKIAQEKMAMLGVTELAPRLYPSMSGGEKQRVHFARVLTQLSHAGEQCILMLDEPTSALDLAHQHNALIVAKQMAAAGAAVIIVIHDLNLAAQYADRLVIINHGKIQADGTPEQALTADTIQSVYGWPVCITHHPIEGYPVVLPATA
- a CDS encoding TonB protein (COG0810); its protein translation is MNAKRYAIAGVVSVLAHSLLLSAVPNKMVMAMPVGTDSTKVSLNLIAAPTPQQAEPVTSEPLSPASVEAPQKVVKEKTAVKKLVKKKQPEPKAQPEEINQPVPEKPVEKNVEQKIAKKPTPVQKPVEVNRPKPVEDKVKTPAPTPPAADQAASGVNSEPQLITKPTFATRPSPVTYPRIAKRRGIEGQVLVEIWIDESGKQVKQNLLRSSGAEILDEAALEAIKRWRFSSHIVDGQAIAHRVQVPVRFKLD